The segment GATGAGCAGCTCAGTAGACTTCTGATAGCGACGGATCTCTCTCAAAGCCACGGTGCCGGGCCTGTAACGGTGAGGCTTCTTCACGCCGCCGGTAGCCGGAGCGCTCTTGCGAGCAGCCTTGGTGGCGAGCTGCTTCCTGGGCGCCTTGCCACCAGTGGATTTACGGGCAGTCTGCTTAGTTCTTGCCATAGCGTTGAGCTCTGCACTTCGCGGACGAAAGACAGAATAAAAAGCGCTAGCAAACGCTGGCTTTTTAAGCCTGAACGACGCCTCGCGTTCATTGGGCGTCTCGAAACCTCTCGTCTTGCATTGGATCGATCGCTATACGTCACTCGACGATTATTGGCTTAGACCTAGTCAGCGCCACAGTTTGAACACCCACCGcaccctctctctccctccctcctcggCTCTCTTGCGCAGCACTGTTTTCCTCTGTTCTATAGTTACACAAAAACGGCCGTCGCAATTTAGTTTCACTTTTCAGACCTTGTTTAACCAGCATATTTCCCTATTTATGATTCTCAGTCGCTAATGAGAATGTCATGATTATTAGACTATTCCAATGGGCCTTATTAAATGTGGTTATTTGTTTTGTGACATTgtagaataaatacaattatgtaCACAAAGTAACAAACTTGCACTTTTTGAGTAAAAGTGGGTGGCTCTTAAAAGAGCCTTTGGGTACTGACAAACAGCATTGGACGACTTTACTTGGTCTTGACAGCCTTCTCAGTCTTCTTGGGCAGAAGTACAGCCTGAATATTAGGCAGCACACCACCCTGAGCGATGGTCACTCCGCCGAGCAGTTTGTTCAGCTCCTCATCGTTACGCACGGCGAGTTGCAAGTGTCGGGGAATGATACGAGTCTTCTTGTTATCACGGGCAGCGTTGCCAGCCAACTCCAGAATCTCAGCGGTCAGATACTCCAGCACAGCCGCCAGGTAAACGGGAGCGCCGGCACCGACGCGCTCAGCGTAGTTGCCTTTACGCAGAAGCCTGTGCACACGGCCTACAGGAAACTGCAGTCCTGCCCTGGATGAGCGAGTCTTGGCCTTGGCCCTAGCTTTGCCACCGGTTTTGCCTCTTCCACTCATTTTACTGCAGATCAGATTTGTTCAAGGAACAAGTCGATAATAGTGAACGCTTCGCGCTGAAAACTCAGTGATATAGGCAACACAGCCACTCTCTCATTGGCTTAGAACATGTGACCAACATCCAATCACAAATGCACAAATGGTGAAATTCATTCAGAGAACCCAACCCCCGCCCgcccgcccacacacacacacacacacacacacacaccctccctcCTCAATAGTCTCTCTGTGTGTAACTGAGGAGTGAGCGCGCGCTCATGGGAGACACAGGGATCAGAATACAACATTCATGTAAAATGTGTACAACGATACATATCATGTAATCATAAGCATCCCTATACCTGTGTCTGTCGCTGGTTTGAAACTCTACatagtttgtgtatttaaatatcaCAAATCCTATCTTGTATTCGCTTTCAGTTTCATCATGAGAGAATCAAAAATGTTGCTCTTTGGGGGAAAATATAGGTGGCTCTTAAAAGAGCCGCTTAATTAAAGAAGACatgaaataaacaatgtttaCTTCTTCTTGGGCGCTGTCTTTTTCGCCTTTGCAGTCTTGGGCTTCACGGTCTTTGCCTTCTTGGGGCTCTTGGCTGCCTTTTTAGGAGTCGCCGGCTTTTTCGCTTTCTTCGGGCTCTTGGTGGCCTTTTTGGCAGCCGCTGCAGTGCAGTGTAAAAAGGGGTGAGAAACAGCCATGTCGGTGAAATAGCGTGTGTGGCACGTGAACGGCGAGGCTTGTCAATGTGTCTGACGTATTAGCAGTGTGTGAGTGCTGTGCGTAGTATTAGGAACGCAGGCTCTTGTGGGCTGTGTGAAGCACGTGTTAGTGTATGGCGAACGAGTGCGAGCTCACCGTGTGCCTCCCGCAGCCGGACTCTTTGTCATCGTCTAGCCTTCGCCACTCGGCCTGGCGCTCTTCGTGCACGGTCCCGTCCTCTAGTAGTCCCAGGCCGACAGGTGTGCCTAGTTGCTCACTTAACCCTAATTCCAATCAGTTCATGGCTGCTTtaaccctaattcgaacagtggtaaccctaaccctaattccattTCACTCAGGCTGCTTTAACCCTTATTCGAACAGTGGTGGGCCACTCTAACCCTAATTCATACTACTTGCTTAAATTACGGTCGCTTAtaccagataccacagcttccgctcggatctcagcatgcttgacagacatatcttcatggatgagttctcaaaaactaaaactcaaccccaagCAAagcagaactgctggtcatcccaggtgattcatctccatgtcaagatctccaaataacacttcatgactttatgctctccccttcagccactgctcgactggtaccaccatctctcagaatgagaggcaagtacacttcaaggcttttctctgttctggcaccgaggtggtgaaatAGACCCT is part of the Silurus meridionalis isolate SWU-2019-XX chromosome 9, ASM1480568v1, whole genome shotgun sequence genome and harbors:
- the LOC124390913 gene encoding histone H2A; the protein is MSGRGKTGGKARAKAKTRSSRAGLQFPVGRVHRLLRKGNYAERVGAGAPVYLAAVLEYLTAEILELAGNAARDNKKTRIIPRHLQLAVRNDEELNKLLGGVTIAQGGVLPNIQAVLLPKKTEKAVKTK